Proteins encoded together in one Miscanthus floridulus cultivar M001 chromosome 16, ASM1932011v1, whole genome shotgun sequence window:
- the LOC136512373 gene encoding nuclear transcription factor Y subunit B-4-like yields MSEAEAGGGSGSGGGKEQDRFLPIANIGRIMRRAVPENGKIAKDAKDCIQECVSEFISFITSEASDKCMKERRKTINGDDIIWSLGTLGFEEYVEALKIYLKNYRERVTQRVQNLLIRMERNIFYSMVNLHHRLTACRMEDGGSDWHSKPI; encoded by the exons ATGTCGGAAGCGgaggccggcggcggcagcggcagcggcggggggAAGGAGCAGGACCGCTTCCTGCCGATCGCCAACATCGGGCGCATCATGCGTCGCGCCGTGCCGGAGAACGGCAAGATCGCCAAGGACGCCAAGGACTGCATCCAGGAGTGCGTCTCCGAGTTCATCAGCTTCATCACCAGCGA AGCGAGTGACAAGTGCATGAAGGAGAGGCGAAAGACCATCAACGGCGACGACATCATCTGGTCCTTGGGCACGCTCGGCTTCGAGGAATACGTTGAGGCCCTCAAGATCTACCTCAAGAATTACCGGGAG AGGGTGACACAAAGGGTTCAAAATCTTCTGATCAGAATGGAAAGAAACATATTTTACTCAATGGTGAACCTGCATCATCG TTTGACGGCATGTAGGATGGAGGACGGTGGAAGTGATTGGCACAGCAAACCCATTTGA
- the LOC136509922 gene encoding nuclear transcription factor Y subunit B-4-like, with protein sequence MAAARVSVCRKRRPTTERQRRAEGAGPPFLPINNIRSVMRSAVPENRKIAKDAKESVQECVSEFISFVTSEASHKCKEEGRKSINGDDIIWSLGTLGFVEYVEPLMLYLMKYREITKDSFPAIMKLPNLQELTLRPFCAYSMSCLMR encoded by the exons ATGGCGGCGGCCAGGGTCTCGGTATGTCGGAAGCGGAGGCCGACGACGGAGCGGCAGCGGCGGGCGGAAGGAGCTGGACCCCCCTTCCTGCCGATCAACAACATCAGGAGCGTCATGCGCAGCGCCGTGCCGGAAAACCGCAAGATCGCCAAGGACGCCAAGGAGTCCGTCCAGGAGTGCGTCTCCGAGTTCATCAGCTTCGTCACCAGCGA AGCGAGTCACAAATGCAAGGAGGAGGGGCGAAAGAGCATCAACGGCGACGACATCATCTGGTCCTTGGGCACGCTTGGTTTCGTGGAATACGTGGAGCCCCTCATGCTCTACCTCATGAAGTATCGGGAG ATCACAAAGGATAGTTTTCCTGCAATCATGAAGCTACCCAATCTTCAAGAGTTGACACTGCGCCCATTTTGTGCTTACAGTATGAGTTGCTTGATGAGATGA